A region of Asticcacaulis excentricus DNA encodes the following proteins:
- a CDS encoding TIGR02300 family protein, whose amino-acid sequence MADPALGTKQICPNCTAKFYDLNKRPAHCPKCAFEFDPEEALRTRRTRVRPVAPDEYEMDDEAEDQVKGKTPGEEDEDEEPEIITPEIDEVVADDTLLADEDDELDPADPARVAPDPVDMDIEDADLADDDADDVPFLEDDEDDTFDEDIDGLPGEGNEDDI is encoded by the coding sequence GTGGCTGATCCCGCCCTTGGCACCAAACAGATTTGTCCGAATTGCACGGCCAAGTTCTACGACCTGAACAAACGTCCGGCCCACTGCCCCAAATGCGCTTTCGAGTTCGATCCCGAAGAAGCGCTGCGTACCCGTCGCACCCGCGTCCGTCCGGTCGCGCCGGACGAGTATGAAATGGACGATGAGGCCGAAGATCAGGTCAAGGGCAAGACCCCCGGCGAAGAGGACGAAGACGAAGAACCGGAAATCATCACGCCGGAAATCGACGAAGTCGTTGCTGATGACACGCTTCTGGCCGACGAAGACGATGAGCTTGATCCCGCCGATCCGGCCCGTGTCGCGCCCGATCCGGTCGATATGGACATCGAAGACGCCGACCTGGCGGACGACGATGCCGATGATGTGCCCTTCCTCGAAGACGATGAGGACGACACCTTCGACGAAGACATCGACGGTCTGCCCGGCGAAGGCAACGAAGACGATATCTGA
- the cmk gene encoding (d)CMP kinase, whose translation MTQSLIIAFDGPAASGKGTLASVIAQDYGLPMLDTGLIYRAVGFLRAQQGLTLEDVPQLVAIARTLDTQTLDNPDLRGREAGEWASQVAAIPEVRDALKRFQIDFAHQPGGAVLDGRDIGTVIAPDAPVKIFVTARAEVRAHRRWLQLVKSNPELAYEDVLADIRLRDERDSSRSSAPLSMADDAVLLDTTDLGIEAAIEHARRIVKDRRGSF comes from the coding sequence ATGACGCAATCCCTCATCATCGCCTTCGACGGTCCCGCGGCCTCTGGTAAGGGGACCTTGGCCTCGGTCATAGCGCAGGACTATGGCCTGCCGATGCTCGATACGGGCCTGATCTATCGCGCCGTCGGGTTTTTGCGGGCGCAGCAGGGGCTCACGCTCGAAGACGTGCCGCAATTGGTGGCTATCGCGCGGACGCTGGATACCCAAACGCTTGACAATCCTGACCTGCGCGGCCGCGAGGCGGGTGAATGGGCCTCGCAGGTGGCCGCCATTCCCGAAGTGCGTGACGCCCTGAAACGCTTTCAGATCGACTTCGCGCATCAGCCGGGCGGCGCTGTGCTCGATGGTCGTGATATCGGCACGGTGATTGCGCCCGATGCGCCAGTCAAAATCTTCGTCACCGCCCGTGCCGAGGTGCGCGCCCATCGCCGCTGGCTGCAACTGGTGAAGAGTAATCCCGAACTGGCCTATGAGGATGTGCTGGCCGATATCCGGCTGCGCGATGAGCGCGACTCGTCGCGGTCTTCGGCTCCGCTGTCCATGGCTGACGATGCCGTCTTGCTTGATACGACCGATTTAGGTATAGAGGCGGCCATCGAACATGCGCGACGCATCGTGAAGGACCGCCGCGGCTCTTTTTAG
- the rpsA gene encoding 30S ribosomal protein S1, whose amino-acid sequence MSDYNPSRDDFAALLDESLHGRDMLEGQVVHGLVVGLEKDFVIVDVGLKTEGRVSLKEFGSDAASIKTGDTVEVYLERVENAMGEAVISREKARREEAWTRLEAIFNRGEPVMGTIVGRVKGGFTVDMDGASGFLPGSQVDIRPVRDIAPLMGKEQPFAILKMDRPRGNIVVSRRAILEEARAEQRTELVGQLAEGEIRDGVVKNITDYGAFVDLGGIDGLLHVTDMSWKRVSHPSQVLNVGDSVRVQIIKINPDTQRISLGMKQLQSDPWDGVEAKYPVGGKFTGRITNITDYGAFVELESGVEGLVHVSEMSWTKKNVHPGKIVSTSQEVEVVVLEVDAGKRRVSLGLKQAQNNPWDDFLSKHPIGSVIEGEVKNATEFGLFVGFENDIDGMVHLSDLDWNVAGEEAIAKYKKGDIVKTKVLDVDVEKERISLGIKQLGGDPMSGDTFRKGQTVTVTVTEVTSGGIEVKFGEDDAPVSAFIRKSDLSRDRNEQRVERFAVGDRVDAQITNVDKAARKVSVSIKALEMADEKQAIEQYGSQDSGASLGDILGAALRGSTKE is encoded by the coding sequence ATGAGCGATTATAATCCGTCGCGTGACGATTTCGCGGCCCTTCTGGACGAATCCCTGCACGGCCGTGACATGCTCGAAGGTCAGGTCGTACACGGTCTGGTCGTCGGCCTGGAAAAGGACTTCGTTATTGTCGACGTCGGTCTGAAGACCGAAGGCCGCGTCTCGCTGAAGGAATTCGGCTCGGACGCCGCCAGCATCAAGACCGGCGACACCGTCGAAGTCTATCTGGAACGCGTCGAAAACGCCATGGGCGAAGCGGTCATCAGCCGTGAGAAGGCCCGTCGCGAAGAAGCCTGGACCCGCCTCGAAGCCATCTTCAACCGTGGCGAGCCGGTCATGGGCACCATCGTCGGCCGCGTCAAGGGCGGCTTCACCGTCGATATGGACGGCGCTTCGGGCTTCCTGCCCGGTTCGCAGGTCGATATCCGTCCGGTGCGCGACATTGCCCCGCTGATGGGCAAGGAACAACCCTTCGCCATCCTCAAGATGGATCGTCCGCGCGGCAATATCGTCGTGTCGCGTCGCGCCATCCTCGAAGAAGCCCGCGCCGAACAGCGCACCGAGCTGGTCGGTCAGTTGGCCGAAGGCGAAATCCGTGACGGCGTCGTCAAGAACATCACCGACTACGGTGCGTTCGTTGACCTCGGCGGCATCGACGGTCTGCTGCACGTTACCGACATGTCGTGGAAGCGCGTGTCGCATCCGTCGCAGGTCCTCAATGTTGGCGACAGCGTCCGCGTCCAGATCATCAAGATCAATCCGGACACGCAGCGTATCTCGCTGGGCATGAAGCAACTGCAATCCGATCCGTGGGACGGTGTCGAAGCCAAGTACCCGGTCGGTGGCAAGTTCACCGGTCGCATCACCAACATCACTGACTACGGCGCGTTCGTCGAGCTGGAGTCGGGCGTTGAAGGTCTGGTGCACGTTTCGGAAATGTCGTGGACCAAGAAGAACGTCCATCCGGGCAAGATCGTTTCGACCTCTCAGGAAGTCGAAGTGGTCGTGCTGGAAGTCGATGCCGGCAAGCGCCGCGTGTCGCTGGGCCTTAAGCAGGCTCAGAACAATCCGTGGGATGACTTCCTGTCCAAGCACCCGATCGGTTCGGTGATCGAAGGCGAAGTGAAGAACGCGACCGAATTCGGTCTGTTCGTCGGCTTCGAAAACGACATCGACGGCATGGTCCACCTCTCCGACCTCGACTGGAACGTCGCGGGCGAAGAAGCCATCGCCAAGTACAAGAAGGGCGACATCGTCAAGACCAAGGTTCTGGACGTTGACGTCGAAAAGGAACGCATCTCGCTGGGTATCAAGCAACTCGGCGGCGATCCGATGTCGGGCGACACCTTCCGCAAGGGCCAGACCGTGACCGTCACCGTCACCGAAGTCACTTCGGGCGGTATCGAAGTCAAGTTCGGCGAAGACGATGCTCCGGTGTCGGCCTTCATCCGCAAGTCGGACCTGTCGCGCGACCGCAACGAGCAGCGCGTTGAGCGCTTCGCCGTGGGTGATCGCGTCGATGCCCAGATCACCAATGTCGATAAGGCCGCCCGCAAGGTGTCCGTCTCGATCAAGGCTCTGGAAATGGCTGACGAAAAGCAGGCCATCGAGCAGTACGGCTCTCAGGACTCCGGCGCTTCGCTGGGCGACATCCTGGGCGCGGCCCTGCGCGGTTCGACCAAAGAGTAA
- a CDS encoding integration host factor subunit beta: MLKSELIERLASEYPHMTQKDVERIVNLILESMIETLEKGGRVELRGFGAFSVRSRPARVGRNPRTGEAVSVPAKHVPFFKSGKELRERLNLSGDDNE; the protein is encoded by the coding sequence ATGTTAAAATCGGAACTGATCGAGCGTTTGGCGTCCGAATATCCGCATATGACGCAGAAAGACGTCGAGCGGATCGTCAACCTGATTCTGGAATCCATGATCGAGACGCTCGAAAAGGGTGGCCGGGTCGAGCTGCGGGGCTTTGGGGCCTTTTCGGTGCGCTCGCGTCCGGCGCGCGTGGGGCGTAACCCGCGCACCGGTGAAGCGGTCTCGGTCCCCGCCAAGCACGTGCCCTTCTTCAAAAGCGGCAAGGAATTGCGCGAGCGCCTGAACCTGTCGGGCGACGACAACGAATAA
- the mscL gene encoding large-conductance mechanosensitive channel protein MscL yields MSIVSEFKTFLMRGNVIDLAVGVVIGGAFGKIVSSLVDNIIMPPIGLLTGGVDFSDLKLVLKAAVGDTPEVAISYGIFINTLIQFVIIGAAIFMVVKAINRLFPPPAAPAADPGPSEKDLLAGILEELKKK; encoded by the coding sequence GTGAGCATTGTTTCGGAATTCAAAACCTTCCTGATGCGCGGCAATGTCATCGACCTGGCGGTCGGTGTCGTGATTGGCGGTGCGTTCGGCAAGATCGTGTCCTCGCTTGTGGACAATATCATCATGCCGCCTATCGGTCTGTTGACCGGCGGCGTGGATTTTTCGGACCTCAAGCTGGTCCTGAAAGCCGCCGTGGGTGACACGCCCGAAGTGGCCATCAGCTATGGCATCTTCATCAATACACTGATTCAGTTTGTGATTATCGGCGCGGCCATCTTTATGGTCGTCAAAGCGATCAACCGCCTCTTTCCACCCCCCGCCGCGCCCGCGGCTGATCCGGGGCCCTCGGAAAAGGATCTGCTGGCCGGTATTCTTGAAGAGTTGAAGAAGAAATAA
- a CDS encoding glucokinase, whose product MTAVLLSDLSNSAHMKLALVTPGARPTEATLYPCKSIEEFNASIVDFLEANNQPELMAAAVSACGWEVDGGFSMPNHGYRIDRQHLRELLNIQRLHVVNDCVCKAMAVDRLFTSELFKVCGGEGEDGQVRALVGAGRGLGLAAIIMDDLGHPTVLPCEGGHADLAVTTPREAQVFEHLERKYGHVSRERVVSMQGLAEIYEILGQVDAGDNRRVNASEVVALAHTGDARALEAVSLSQGFLAAMASDTALMLGARGGIYLAGEYVELISDLIDWKGFEARFTDKGRLRGYMQDIPVYLIRARDLELIGLTTLFG is encoded by the coding sequence ATGACCGCCGTTCTTTTGAGCGACCTCTCCAATAGTGCCCACATGAAGCTGGCGCTGGTAACGCCGGGGGCGCGCCCGACAGAGGCTACGCTTTATCCATGCAAGTCGATCGAAGAATTCAACGCTTCCATAGTCGATTTCCTCGAAGCCAACAACCAGCCTGAGCTGATGGCCGCGGCGGTTTCGGCCTGTGGCTGGGAAGTGGATGGCGGCTTTTCCATGCCCAACCACGGCTATCGCATCGACCGGCAGCACCTGCGCGAGCTTCTGAACATTCAGCGCCTGCACGTCGTCAATGACTGCGTGTGCAAGGCGATGGCGGTGGATCGTCTCTTCACTTCCGAACTGTTCAAGGTCTGTGGCGGCGAAGGCGAGGACGGGCAGGTCCGCGCCCTTGTCGGGGCCGGACGCGGCCTTGGGCTGGCGGCCATTATCATGGATGATCTGGGACATCCGACGGTGTTGCCCTGCGAAGGCGGTCATGCCGATCTGGCGGTGACGACGCCGCGTGAAGCGCAGGTGTTTGAACATTTAGAGCGCAAATACGGCCACGTGTCGCGCGAACGCGTCGTCAGCATGCAGGGACTGGCGGAAATCTACGAAATTTTAGGACAGGTGGACGCCGGCGATAACCGCCGCGTCAATGCTTCCGAGGTGGTCGCCCTCGCCCATACCGGCGATGCGCGGGCACTAGAAGCCGTGAGCCTCAGTCAGGGCTTTCTGGCCGCTATGGCGTCCGACACGGCTCTGATGCTGGGGGCGCGCGGGGGCATCTATCTCGCCGGTGAGTATGTGGAACTGATCAGCGACCTGATCGACTGGAAGGGCTTTGAGGCGCGCTTCACTGATAAGGGACGGCTGCGTGGCTATATGCAGGACATACCGGTCTATCTCATCCGGGCGCGTGATCTGGAACTGATCGGTCTGACCACCCTTTTTGGGTAA
- a CDS encoding phosphoribosylanthranilate isomerase, which yields MTIKAKICGITDDDSARIAIDDNAGMLGFISFPKSPRHLDLDRMAQLIANATSYTAHANKKTQCVSVVVDPDDALLEALMQKVRPDLIQLHGHESPERVRHIRARFGIPLIKAISVESRADVLAAAPYEDVVEHLLFDAKPPKDATLPGGVGARFDWTLMEGYPSSRPWLLAGGLTPWNVAEAVSQSKAKMVDVSSGVERAPGLKDAALISQFLKAVKEL from the coding sequence ATGACGATTAAGGCGAAAATCTGCGGTATAACGGATGATGATAGCGCTCGCATTGCGATAGATGACAACGCTGGCATGTTGGGCTTCATCTCATTTCCGAAAAGCCCGAGGCATCTTGACTTGGATCGCATGGCGCAGTTGATTGCAAACGCGACTTCCTATACTGCGCACGCGAATAAAAAAACGCAGTGCGTCAGTGTTGTGGTCGATCCGGACGATGCGCTGCTTGAGGCCCTCATGCAAAAGGTTCGGCCCGACCTGATCCAGCTGCATGGCCATGAAAGCCCTGAGCGTGTCCGCCATATCCGCGCGCGCTTTGGTATTCCGCTGATCAAGGCCATCAGCGTCGAAAGCCGCGCCGATGTGCTGGCCGCCGCGCCTTATGAAGACGTGGTTGAGCATTTGCTGTTTGATGCCAAACCGCCGAAGGATGCCACCCTGCCCGGTGGAGTTGGCGCGCGTTTCGACTGGACGCTGATGGAGGGCTACCCGTCGTCACGCCCATGGTTGCTGGCCGGGGGGCTTACCCCCTGGAACGTCGCCGAGGCGGTTTCGCAGTCGAAAGCGAAGATGGTCGATGTTTCTTCTGGTGTTGAGCGGGCACCGGGACTAAAAGACGCAGCACTGATCTCTCAGTTTCTTAAGGCCGTAAAAGAGCTTTAA
- the trpB gene encoding tryptophan synthase subunit beta, whose protein sequence is MPDAKGRFGEFGGLYVPETLMPLVLELGEAWAQAKQDEAFWAEYHHLLKYFVGRPSPLYLAERLTEYFGGAKIYFKREELNHTGAHKINNCIGQILLARRMGRTRIIAETGAGQHGVASATVCAKFDLPCTVYMGALDVERQKPNVFRMQLMGTKVHPVTNGNGTLKDAMNEALRDWVTNVHDTYYMIGTAAGMHPYPEMVRDFQTIIGKETRQQILEAEGRLPDAVIACVGGGSNAIGMFHPFIDDESVKIVGVEAAGHGLDVYNGHAASLNGGRPGVLHGNRTYLLQDEDGQILEGHSISAGLDYPGIGPEHAHLFDTGRARYVYATDEEALEAFQLTSRLEGIIPALESSHAIARLGDLAKEVGKGGVIVLNLSGRGDKDIFTVAKALGQQMGNL, encoded by the coding sequence ATGCCGGACGCCAAGGGGCGCTTCGGCGAGTTCGGTGGGCTCTATGTCCCCGAAACCCTCATGCCGCTCGTTCTCGAATTGGGCGAAGCATGGGCGCAGGCGAAACAGGATGAGGCCTTCTGGGCGGAGTACCACCATCTTCTCAAATACTTCGTTGGTCGCCCCAGCCCGCTCTATCTGGCGGAGCGCCTGACCGAGTATTTCGGTGGCGCCAAAATCTATTTCAAGCGCGAAGAACTGAACCACACCGGCGCGCATAAGATCAATAACTGCATCGGTCAGATCCTGCTGGCGCGACGTATGGGCCGCACGCGCATCATCGCCGAAACCGGAGCCGGTCAGCACGGCGTGGCTTCGGCCACGGTGTGCGCCAAGTTCGATCTTCCGTGTACGGTCTATATGGGCGCATTGGACGTTGAGCGTCAAAAGCCCAATGTTTTCCGCATGCAGCTTATGGGCACCAAGGTGCACCCGGTGACCAACGGTAATGGTACCCTGAAGGACGCCATGAACGAGGCGCTGCGTGATTGGGTCACCAATGTCCACGACACCTATTATATGATCGGCACCGCCGCCGGTATGCACCCCTATCCGGAGATGGTGCGCGACTTCCAGACGATAATCGGCAAGGAGACGCGCCAGCAAATTCTTGAGGCCGAAGGCCGTTTGCCGGACGCTGTGATTGCCTGCGTCGGCGGGGGCTCCAACGCCATCGGCATGTTCCACCCCTTCATCGACGATGAGAGCGTGAAGATTGTCGGCGTCGAAGCCGCCGGTCACGGGCTGGATGTCTATAACGGGCACGCCGCCTCGCTGAATGGCGGCCGTCCGGGCGTGCTGCACGGCAACCGCACCTACCTGCTTCAGGACGAGGACGGTCAGATTCTGGAAGGTCACTCGATCTCGGCCGGTCTCGACTATCCGGGCATCGGGCCGGAACACGCCCACCTGTTCGATACGGGCCGCGCGCGTTACGTCTATGCCACCGACGAAGAGGCTCTGGAGGCATTCCAGCTCACCTCGCGCCTCGAAGGCATTATTCCGGCGCTCGAATCCTCGCACGCCATCGCCCGCCTGGGCGATCTGGCCAAGGAGGTCGGTAAGGGCGGCGTCATCGTGCTCAACCTGTCGGGCCGGGGCGATAAGGACATTTTCACCGTCGCCAAGGCGCTCGGTCAGCAAATGGGGAATCTCTAA
- the trpA gene encoding tryptophan synthase subunit alpha, translating into MSVARIDARFAQLKAENRAAFVSYIMAGDPDLDTSFDLLKGLVEAGADIIELGFPFSDPMAEGPIIQLAAERSLKNGTKMADVFALASRFRESDAETPLILMGYMNPVENMGYPAFAEACAKAGVDGVIVVDCPPEEAERLIDALDAADVALIRLITPTSDDNRLKTLVKRTKGFVYYVSVAGVTGVKEVNAEGIREAVAHVREVANLPVVVGFGIKTPERAAEVARIADGSVVGSVLVDAIAKSLLENSPSSTKVLETASLLAQAVRNARN; encoded by the coding sequence GTGTCAGTCGCGCGTATCGACGCCCGCTTCGCCCAACTCAAGGCGGAGAACCGGGCGGCTTTTGTCTCCTACATCATGGCCGGCGATCCGGACCTCGACACCTCTTTCGACCTGCTGAAAGGGCTGGTGGAGGCCGGGGCCGACATTATCGAGCTGGGCTTCCCCTTCTCCGACCCGATGGCCGAAGGCCCGATCATTCAGCTCGCTGCCGAACGTTCGCTGAAGAACGGGACAAAGATGGCCGACGTGTTTGCCCTGGCTTCACGCTTTCGTGAATCGGACGCCGAAACGCCGCTGATTCTGATGGGGTACATGAACCCCGTTGAGAATATGGGCTATCCGGCCTTTGCCGAAGCCTGCGCGAAGGCGGGCGTCGATGGGGTGATCGTCGTCGATTGTCCGCCGGAAGAGGCCGAGCGTCTGATTGACGCGCTGGATGCTGCCGATGTGGCGCTAATCCGCCTGATCACGCCTACCAGCGACGACAACCGCCTGAAAACGCTGGTGAAGCGCACCAAGGGCTTCGTCTATTACGTCTCGGTGGCCGGTGTCACCGGCGTCAAGGAGGTTAATGCCGAAGGTATCCGCGAGGCCGTGGCCCATGTGCGGGAGGTCGCCAACCTGCCCGTTGTGGTGGGCTTCGGCATCAAGACGCCGGAGCGCGCCGCCGAGGTGGCCCGCATCGCCGATGGCAGCGTTGTCGGCTCGGTGCTGGTGGACGCAATAGCGAAATCTTTACTTGAAAATTCCCCATCCAGCACAAAAGTGCTGGAAACCGCGAGCCTTTTGGCTCAGGCTGTCCGTAACGCGAGAAACTAG
- a CDS encoding acetyl-CoA carboxylase carboxyltransferase subunit beta: MAIADKLAKSRRALTNTARPTDRRDSGGWLAKIAPGVSKFVSKRETPENLWVKDPDTGEMIYRPDLEASLWVTPTGRHMRINAQTRLSFTFDNGEYEALDTPAVPEDPLHFSDGKPYAQRLKAAREASGAKDTMQIGYGKVSDVPCVVLVQDFTFMGGSLGMAAGEAFIAACRYAVERKVPLVAITASGGARMQEGTLSLMQLARTTLAIQELKAAQLPYIVVLTDPTTGGVSASYAMLGDIHLAEPGALICFAGPRVIETTIREKLPEGFQRAEYLVDKGMVDRVVPRAELPEVLGALMSMLMDGKRRQGH; the protein is encoded by the coding sequence ATGGCCATTGCCGATAAATTAGCCAAGAGTAGACGCGCCTTGACGAATACCGCCCGACCCACGGACCGCCGCGACAGCGGTGGATGGCTCGCCAAGATTGCCCCCGGCGTCTCCAAATTCGTGTCCAAGCGTGAAACGCCCGAAAACCTGTGGGTCAAGGACCCGGATACGGGCGAGATGATCTACCGCCCCGATCTCGAAGCGTCTCTATGGGTGACGCCGACCGGTCGGCACATGCGCATCAATGCCCAGACGCGCCTGTCCTTCACCTTCGACAACGGCGAATACGAGGCCCTAGATACGCCCGCCGTGCCCGAAGACCCGCTGCATTTTTCCGACGGCAAGCCCTATGCGCAGCGCCTGAAAGCGGCGCGTGAGGCGTCGGGTGCTAAGGACACCATGCAGATCGGCTATGGCAAGGTGTCGGACGTGCCCTGCGTGGTGCTGGTGCAGGATTTCACCTTCATGGGCGGCTCGCTCGGCATGGCGGCCGGTGAAGCCTTTATCGCCGCCTGCCGCTACGCCGTTGAGCGCAAGGTGCCGCTGGTGGCCATCACGGCTTCGGGCGGGGCGCGCATGCAGGAGGGGACCCTGTCCCTGATGCAGCTGGCGCGCACGACGCTGGCCATTCAGGAACTGAAGGCCGCGCAACTGCCCTATATCGTTGTCCTGACCGACCCGACCACGGGGGGCGTGTCGGCCTCCTACGCCATGCTGGGCGACATCCATCTGGCGGAGCCGGGCGCGCTGATCTGCTTTGCCGGGCCGCGCGTGATCGAAACCACCATTCGCGAAAAGCTGCCCGAAGGCTTCCAGCGGGCCGAGTATCTGGTGGATAAGGGCATGGTTGACCGCGTTGTTCCGCGTGCGGAGCTTCCCGAAGTTCTGGGTGCGCTGATGTCCATGCTCATGGATGGCAAACGCCGGCAGGGTCATTGA
- a CDS encoding bifunctional folylpolyglutamate synthase/dihydrofolate synthase codes for MTDRLLPFDAPLERLKALHPKKIDLTLDRMLRVCEALDNPQDRLPPVIHVAGTNGKGSTLALLRAMAEAQGLRVHVYTSPHLVRFAERIRVAGTLITDDYLADVLDRVEKANAGEPLTFFEATTAAAFLAFAEVEADVLLLETGLGGLLDATNIVRAPKISIITPIDYDHQAFLGNDLTTIAKQKAGIIKPGCPVISARQADEAEAVIERAALKARSPLYTAGQGFDTHEENGRLVFQDEDALLDLSLPRLPGAHQIDNAALAIKAARLMGWSSEAMDQGLQAAVWPARMQRLKTGPLVAALPEGSELWLDGGHNPHAARALRAHIDRLQVRDPKPLHLICGLINTKDATEFFAHFKGLEAKITCVGFSSDAVITPAELAAKAAQSGFAATVSESVMEAMSRITDGPARVLICGSLYLAGDVLALSPDTWPV; via the coding sequence ATGACCGACCGCCTGTTACCCTTTGATGCGCCGCTGGAGCGGCTCAAAGCGCTTCACCCCAAGAAGATCGACCTGACACTGGATCGAATGCTGCGGGTCTGTGAGGCTTTGGACAATCCGCAGGATCGTCTGCCGCCGGTGATCCATGTGGCGGGCACGAATGGCAAGGGTTCGACCCTGGCGCTCCTGCGGGCGATGGCCGAGGCGCAGGGTCTGCGCGTTCATGTCTATACCTCGCCACATCTGGTGCGCTTTGCCGAACGCATCCGTGTGGCCGGTACTCTGATTACGGACGATTATCTGGCGGACGTGCTGGATCGCGTGGAGAAAGCCAATGCCGGCGAGCCCCTGACCTTTTTTGAAGCGACGACAGCGGCGGCCTTTCTGGCCTTTGCTGAGGTCGAGGCCGATGTGCTGCTGCTCGAAACCGGGCTGGGTGGTTTGCTGGACGCCACCAATATAGTCCGTGCACCGAAGATCAGTATCATCACGCCGATCGACTACGATCATCAGGCCTTTCTGGGCAATGACCTGACCACCATCGCCAAGCAGAAGGCCGGGATAATCAAGCCCGGTTGCCCTGTCATCAGCGCGCGTCAGGCGGATGAAGCCGAAGCCGTCATTGAGCGGGCCGCCCTCAAGGCGCGCAGCCCGCTCTATACGGCAGGCCAAGGTTTTGATACGCACGAAGAAAACGGTCGCCTCGTTTTTCAGGACGAAGATGCCTTGTTGGATCTAAGCCTGCCGCGTCTGCCCGGCGCGCATCAGATTGACAATGCGGCTCTGGCCATCAAGGCGGCGCGGTTGATGGGCTGGTCGTCAGAGGCCATGGATCAGGGCTTGCAAGCCGCCGTCTGGCCCGCGCGGATGCAGCGTTTAAAGACTGGCCCTTTGGTGGCGGCGCTTCCCGAAGGCTCGGAACTGTGGCTCGATGGTGGGCATAATCCGCACGCGGCGCGGGCTTTGCGCGCCCATATCGACCGGCTCCAAGTGCGTGACCCCAAGCCGTTGCATTTGATCTGTGGGCTGATTAATACCAAGGACGCGACCGAATTTTTCGCGCATTTCAAAGGGCTTGAAGCCAAAATTACCTGCGTCGGCTTTTCGTCTGATGCCGTCATCACGCCCGCCGAGTTGGCGGCCAAGGCGGCCCAAAGCGGCTTTGCCGCGACCGTCTCGGAGAGCGTAATGGAAGCTATGTCGCGTATCACCGACGGCCCCGCGCGCGTGCTGATCTGTGGCTCTTTATACCTAGCCGGAGATGTGCTGGCCCTGTCGCCGGATACTTGGCCTGTTTAA